Proteins encoded by one window of Candidatus Sumerlaea chitinivorans:
- a CDS encoding Radical SAM domain protein, which produces MAGILLISLYNEFNLGVRQMVSELRDAGHDAWMLCLKQYRKKELAPDEEWYPDWQTELPPNGGRLVLSYPYPLSDCERELFKGLLRKLRPQFVGLSVYSAFVPSAIEVTRLIRETLPDALVGWGGPHVTLDPVSSSEHCDMAFVGECDVPMVELAHALHHGKDWRQVPNIVWRENGSIHRQPVSPVIKDLDTLPFTYFGSDGAYYLEDDELVEGRPFPSSELNTCFKIMTTRGCPYVCTFCMLSFQKEVMPDTTRLRFRSIPHVMRELEEAKARMGHFFLEIEDDIFTVRPERMKEFFEHYRERIGMPFWCYTHPNYARPEMLEILKQNNVQFVIMGIQSGSDRIADEIFDRRVSNKTVLEATRNIHKSGIRAFYDIISNNPFETEEDRIETFHLLRAIPRPYGLQLGALNFYPNIAISRMREERGLPRTVDFQQYRFWNVLYHLASTVELSDRDAEYLLNNPEFRRDPSLLETFATHAKAWTREIGDLKALNQTHLQEVHRLADRVRALEQELTFIKARRGFRQFLWLSEKLRHLKHKVLGLGKRAASAKNEGGLAADRVREAPLKPVSPLPARADG; this is translated from the coding sequence ATGGCTGGCATTCTCTTAATTAGCTTGTACAACGAGTTCAACCTTGGCGTGCGCCAGATGGTGTCCGAGCTGCGTGATGCAGGGCACGATGCGTGGATGCTCTGCTTGAAGCAATACCGGAAGAAAGAGCTTGCACCCGACGAAGAGTGGTATCCCGATTGGCAAACGGAACTACCACCGAATGGCGGTCGCCTCGTGCTCTCCTATCCCTATCCGCTCTCGGATTGCGAGCGGGAGTTGTTCAAAGGTCTGCTGAGGAAGTTGCGTCCGCAGTTTGTGGGTTTGAGCGTTTACTCGGCGTTTGTGCCGAGTGCGATTGAGGTGACTCGGCTGATTCGGGAGACTCTTCCGGATGCGCTCGTGGGCTGGGGTGGGCCGCACGTCACGCTGGATCCAGTATCCTCGTCGGAGCATTGCGACATGGCGTTTGTAGGGGAGTGCGACGTTCCGATGGTGGAGTTAGCGCATGCACTTCACCACGGGAAGGACTGGCGGCAGGTTCCGAACATTGTGTGGCGGGAGAACGGGAGCATTCATCGTCAACCGGTGAGTCCGGTGATCAAGGACTTGGATACGTTGCCATTTACCTATTTTGGGAGCGATGGGGCGTATTATCTTGAGGATGATGAGTTGGTGGAAGGTCGCCCGTTCCCAAGTAGCGAGTTGAACACCTGCTTCAAGATTATGACGACTCGCGGCTGCCCGTACGTCTGCACCTTCTGCATGTTGTCCTTCCAAAAGGAAGTGATGCCAGACACGACGCGCCTGCGCTTTCGCTCGATACCGCACGTGATGCGAGAGTTAGAGGAAGCAAAGGCGCGGATGGGACACTTCTTTTTGGAGATTGAGGACGATATTTTCACAGTTCGTCCGGAGCGGATGAAGGAGTTTTTTGAGCATTACCGGGAGCGGATTGGGATGCCCTTCTGGTGCTATACGCACCCGAATTACGCACGTCCGGAGATGCTCGAGATTCTCAAGCAAAACAACGTGCAGTTCGTGATCATGGGTATCCAGTCGGGGAGCGACCGGATTGCGGATGAGATTTTCGACCGACGGGTTTCGAACAAGACGGTGTTGGAGGCGACGCGCAACATTCACAAGAGCGGGATCCGCGCCTTTTATGACATTATTTCCAACAATCCCTTTGAGACGGAAGAGGACCGCATTGAGACCTTCCATCTTTTGCGCGCGATCCCACGGCCGTACGGCCTGCAGTTGGGCGCACTGAACTTCTATCCGAACATCGCAATCTCCCGGATGCGCGAGGAGCGAGGTCTGCCGCGAACGGTAGATTTCCAGCAGTATCGGTTCTGGAATGTGCTGTACCACCTTGCTTCGACGGTTGAGCTGTCGGACCGGGATGCGGAGTATTTGTTGAACAATCCTGAGTTCCGACGGGATCCCAGTTTACTGGAGACATTTGCCACGCATGCGAAGGCGTGGACTCGTGAGATTGGCGATCTGAAGGCCCTGAACCAGACCCATCTCCAGGAGGTTCATCGGTTGGCGGACCGCGTTCGAGCGCTCGAGCAGGAACTGACGTTCATCAAAGCGCGTCGTGGCTTCCGACAATTCCTCTGGCTCTCCGAAAAACTGCGCCACCTGAAGCACAAAGTTCTTGGGTTGGGTAAACGCGCTGCCTCAGCGAAGAATGAAGGAGGTCTGGCCGCCGATCGAGTTCGGGAAGCACCGTTGAAACCCGTTTCCCCTTTGCCTGCGCGGGCTGACGGTTAG
- a CDS encoding Radical SAM domain protein yields the protein MAFVGECDVPMVELAHALHHGKDWRQVPNIVWRENGSIHRQPVSPVIKDLDTLPFTYFGNEGVYYLEDDELVESRPFAGSQLNSCFKIMTTRGCPYVCTFCMLSFQKEVMPDTTRLRFRSIPHVMRELEEAKARMGHFFLEIEDDIFTVRPERMKEFFEHYRERIGMPFWCYTHPNYAKPEMLEILKQNNVQFVVMGMQSGSDRIANEIFDRRVSNKTLLEATRNIHKAGIRPFYDLISNNPFESEEDRIETFHLLRSIPRPYGLQLVALTFYPNLGISRMREERGLPLTVDFQQYRFWNSLYHLASTVELSDGDAEYLLNNAEFRRDPSLLERFATHAKAWTREIGDLKALNQTHLQEVHRLADRVRALEEELTFIKARRGFRQFLWLSEQLRHLKHKLVNWRSLIHAREEGPHKNAGARTDSLREKAISPLCNQAKKLSSS from the coding sequence ATGGCGTTTGTGGGGGAGTGCGATGTTCCGATGGTGGAATTGGCGCATGCGCTTCACCATGGGAAGGACTGGCGGCAGGTGCCCAACATTGTTTGGCGAGAGAACGGGAGTATTCATCGCCAGCCTGTGAGTCCCGTGATCAAGGACTTGGATACGTTGCCGTTTACGTATTTTGGGAACGAGGGGGTGTACTACCTCGAAGATGATGAGTTGGTTGAAAGCCGTCCGTTTGCTGGTAGCCAGTTGAACAGCTGTTTCAAGATCATGACGACGCGTGGGTGTCCGTATGTTTGCACGTTCTGCATGCTGTCGTTCCAGAAGGAAGTGATGCCGGACACGACGCGCCTGCGCTTTCGCTCAATCCCGCACGTGATGCGGGAGTTGGAGGAGGCGAAAGCGCGGATGGGACACTTCTTTTTGGAGATCGAGGACGACATATTCACGGTAAGGCCGGAGCGGATGAAGGAGTTTTTCGAGCATTATCGGGAGCGGATTGGGATGCCGTTTTGGTGTTACACTCACCCGAATTACGCTAAGCCGGAAATGCTCGAGATACTGAAGCAGAACAATGTGCAGTTTGTGGTCATGGGTATGCAGTCAGGTAGCGACCGAATTGCAAACGAGATTTTTGACCGGCGCGTTTCGAATAAGACGCTCTTGGAAGCGACTCGAAATATCCACAAGGCTGGAATTCGACCGTTTTACGACTTGATTTCAAACAACCCGTTTGAGTCGGAAGAAGATCGAATAGAGACGTTTCATTTGTTGCGTTCGATTCCGCGCCCCTACGGTCTGCAGTTAGTTGCGTTAACATTTTATCCGAATCTTGGAATATCTCGGATGCGGGAAGAACGGGGCTTACCGTTGACCGTTGATTTTCAGCAGTATCGTTTTTGGAACTCGCTTTATCATCTTGCTTCGACGGTTGAGCTCTCGGACGGGGATGCCGAATATTTGTTGAACAATGCTGAGTTCAGGCGCGATCCCAGTTTGTTGGAGAGGTTTGCAACGCATGCGAAGGCGTGGACTCGTGAGATTGGCGATCTGAAAGCCCTGAACCAGACCCATCTCCAAGAGGTTCATCGGTTGGCAGACCGGGTTCGAGCGCTTGAGGAGGAACTAACCTTTATCAAAGCGCGACGTGGTTTCCGCCAATTCCTATGGCTCTCCGAACAATTGCGCCATTTGAAGCACAAATTGGTCAACTGGCGCTCACTCATCCACGCGCGAGAAGAGGGGCCTCACAAGAATGCCGGTGCTCGAACGGATTCACTTAGGGAAAAAGCGATTTCCCCACTGTGCAACCAAGCGAAAAAGCTGAGCTCTTCTTAA
- a CDS encoding Zinc metalloproteinase precursor encodes MKKGLLAGLLLTSVTFVGANAFAAAPVISNIPDVIIGDAEDNVGTDNNFFVFTNAFNFDNFVSDLDTPKASLQWSFDEGDDAVAPNQRWFTINGKQAVHLGSSEIATSGNTGHNPPAPANELRSVSQFASFRDIIFSPGSGPAQQFPAPTGPDKSDHAAGKVVTFYVSDGTNVASKSILVATRDNQYDALSGGSQFTQVYDEPFSVSPTAWTTDTTVGTGSLNDYDSANGAIRSRVNTAATGYYRIASWYTSGAPIVSYGAVGSNNWVRGKFYVYRTGQSPAQANVMPAIRMRLMQRFVIASTLEVWSHVPGQSDFESLGAQIAPSNNPAAPSVYRVDFDPPEVPQNVNNPSSEGILAYFAAYSSANDPAANGYVALTELVVGTYPAVLGTEVSSFTGSQITLSSAGELDRYSVVFTGSEQPGQVPAQDFATRPDYSQSASGVTIDSTNSAFSQSGSTKRIGIIEFYMELGSQAVQVASGKLYQARFHVTSTRNSNAQAQMRLFLRSGAYLYNVLYEVGGARALPGTEARALAAQHLPGVGNQNSDKQVPGENGCWYTVLMSSPVNPEIQSNQSLWTSPSTPIARRNIKIGFGGVDTLSYGTDQNDEALLYTVDTVKLFESSEPE; translated from the coding sequence ATGAAGAAAGGACTCCTTGCAGGCCTTTTACTGACAAGTGTGACCTTTGTCGGCGCGAATGCGTTCGCGGCCGCCCCTGTCATCAGCAATATCCCCGACGTCATCATTGGTGACGCGGAGGATAACGTGGGCACGGACAACAACTTCTTCGTGTTCACGAATGCGTTCAATTTCGACAATTTTGTGTCGGATTTGGACACCCCGAAGGCGTCGCTCCAATGGAGCTTCGACGAGGGTGATGACGCGGTGGCTCCGAACCAGCGCTGGTTCACGATCAATGGCAAGCAGGCGGTTCACCTTGGATCGTCTGAAATTGCCACCAGCGGAAACACCGGCCACAATCCGCCGGCGCCTGCGAACGAGCTGCGTTCCGTCAGCCAGTTTGCAAGCTTCCGCGACATCATCTTCTCTCCGGGTTCGGGTCCTGCGCAGCAATTCCCTGCGCCAACCGGACCTGATAAGTCCGACCACGCTGCCGGCAAAGTCGTCACCTTCTACGTCTCTGACGGCACGAACGTAGCCTCAAAGTCCATCCTCGTTGCCACGCGCGACAACCAGTACGACGCGCTGAGCGGCGGCTCGCAGTTCACGCAAGTGTATGACGAGCCGTTCAGTGTGAGCCCGACCGCGTGGACGACAGATACGACTGTCGGTACTGGCTCGTTGAACGACTATGACAGCGCTAATGGCGCGATTCGGAGCCGTGTGAACACCGCAGCGACAGGTTACTACCGCATCGCAAGCTGGTACACGAGTGGCGCTCCGATCGTCTCGTACGGCGCAGTTGGTTCCAACAACTGGGTACGCGGCAAGTTCTACGTGTACCGGACCGGCCAGTCGCCGGCCCAGGCGAATGTCATGCCCGCAATCCGCATGCGCCTCATGCAGCGCTTCGTGATTGCAAGCACCCTGGAGGTGTGGAGCCATGTGCCGGGACAGAGTGACTTCGAGTCACTTGGTGCACAGATCGCGCCGAGCAACAACCCGGCTGCTCCGTCGGTGTACCGGGTTGACTTCGATCCGCCGGAAGTTCCGCAGAACGTGAACAATCCGTCGAGCGAAGGCATCTTGGCGTACTTCGCTGCCTATTCGTCGGCGAACGACCCAGCCGCTAATGGTTACGTTGCCTTGACCGAACTGGTCGTTGGAACGTATCCAGCGGTGCTTGGCACGGAGGTAAGCTCGTTCACTGGCTCGCAAATCACGCTCAGCTCTGCGGGTGAACTTGACCGTTACAGCGTCGTCTTCACGGGTTCTGAGCAGCCCGGACAGGTGCCAGCTCAGGACTTTGCTACGCGACCTGATTACAGTCAGTCCGCAAGTGGTGTGACCATTGACTCGACGAACTCCGCGTTCAGTCAGAGTGGCTCCACGAAGCGGATCGGTATCATCGAGTTCTACATGGAGCTCGGTAGTCAGGCCGTACAGGTCGCCAGTGGCAAGCTGTACCAGGCACGCTTCCACGTGACGTCCACGCGGAACTCGAACGCGCAGGCACAGATGCGTCTGTTCCTGCGTAGCGGCGCCTACCTGTACAACGTGTTGTACGAGGTTGGTGGTGCGCGGGCGTTGCCCGGCACAGAGGCTCGAGCGTTGGCGGCGCAGCATCTGCCCGGTGTTGGCAACCAGAACTCCGACAAACAAGTCCCGGGTGAGAATGGGTGCTGGTACACGGTGCTGATGAGCTCGCCGGTCAACCCAGAGATCCAGAGCAATCAGTCGTTGTGGACGAGCCCGAGCACACCGATTGCTCGCCGCAACATCAAGATTGGCTTTGGTGGTGTTGACACGCTGAGCTATGGCACCGATCAGAACGACGAAGCGTTGCTGTACACGGTGGACACCGTGAAGCTGTTCGAGTCCAGTGAGCCTGAATGA
- a CDS encoding Cell division protein FtsH, whose translation MNGLRSASLWIIIFLVFILMFIQFSEKEPPKKLDATKVIELAKQKKLIEVVDKGGKLVGQYREAGDAKVNFTSQYLPGQESFILQVMTENNVRYVADPTSPFLSQFFFSLLLPFAVIMGLWYIIMRQIQGSGNKALSFGKSRAKLITEGQTKVTFEDVAGVDEAKEELKEIVEFLKDPQKFSRLGGKIPKGVLLVGPPGTGKTLLAKAVAGEANVPFFAISGSDFVEMFVGVGASRVRDLFEQAKKHKPCLVFIDEIDAVGRHRFAGIGGGHDEREQTLNQLLVEMDGFNSNEGIILIAATNRPDVLDPALLRPGRFDRQITVDYPDLVGREKILKVHARNVKLAKDVDLSKIAKATPGFSGADLANIINEAALLAARRNKQEITMAELEEAKDRVMLGPERRSLVLTENEKRLTAYHEAGHAVAGKLVQTDEEVHKVTIIPRGRALGITSFLPGEERFTQFKSKLKDRLVYMLGGRAAEELIFGDFTTGAGNDLQRVTQIARRMVCEFGMSEVLGPRTFGEGHAPIFLGRDYGMMERDYSEATASLIDQEIKRIVDEAYARAKDLLTQHKDALIRVAEALIERETIDGTELEMLLRGEPLPPRTPPEDTPPAPAETQNETAEAKARERRIFGQSILDRPSEAPS comes from the coding sequence ATGAACGGTTTGAGATCTGCATCCCTTTGGATTATCATCTTTCTCGTCTTCATTTTGATGTTCATCCAATTTAGCGAGAAAGAACCGCCCAAAAAGCTTGATGCAACAAAGGTCATTGAACTTGCCAAGCAGAAGAAACTCATCGAGGTTGTGGACAAAGGGGGGAAGCTGGTTGGCCAATACCGCGAGGCTGGCGACGCGAAGGTCAACTTTACAAGCCAATACCTGCCGGGTCAGGAGTCGTTTATTCTGCAGGTGATGACGGAGAATAACGTCCGCTACGTCGCAGACCCGACCTCTCCGTTCCTCTCGCAGTTTTTCTTCTCTCTGCTGCTGCCCTTCGCGGTGATCATGGGTTTGTGGTATATCATCATGCGACAGATTCAGGGCAGTGGCAATAAAGCCCTGAGTTTCGGTAAGAGCCGAGCCAAGCTGATCACGGAGGGGCAAACAAAAGTCACGTTCGAAGACGTGGCGGGCGTGGACGAAGCAAAAGAGGAGCTCAAAGAAATCGTCGAGTTTCTTAAGGATCCGCAAAAGTTCTCGCGCCTCGGCGGCAAAATTCCAAAGGGGGTCCTATTGGTTGGCCCGCCCGGTACGGGAAAGACCCTTCTCGCGAAAGCGGTGGCTGGTGAAGCCAACGTGCCCTTCTTTGCGATTTCTGGCTCCGACTTCGTCGAGATGTTCGTCGGCGTGGGTGCCAGCCGCGTTCGCGACCTTTTCGAGCAGGCCAAGAAGCACAAGCCATGCCTCGTCTTCATTGACGAGATTGACGCGGTGGGGCGTCACCGCTTTGCCGGGATCGGAGGGGGGCACGACGAGCGCGAGCAGACCCTCAACCAATTGCTCGTCGAGATGGATGGCTTCAACTCGAACGAAGGCATCATTCTCATCGCGGCGACAAACCGTCCGGACGTGCTCGATCCAGCGCTTCTGCGGCCGGGCCGCTTTGACCGACAGATTACCGTGGACTACCCCGACTTAGTGGGTCGCGAGAAGATCCTCAAAGTTCACGCTCGCAACGTCAAGCTGGCCAAGGACGTGGACCTTAGCAAAATCGCCAAAGCGACGCCGGGCTTCTCGGGCGCGGACCTTGCCAACATCATTAACGAAGCCGCCCTCCTTGCAGCGCGCCGCAATAAACAAGAAATCACCATGGCGGAACTTGAAGAGGCAAAAGATCGGGTCATGCTCGGCCCCGAGCGCCGTAGTCTCGTGCTGACGGAAAATGAGAAGCGGCTGACGGCCTACCACGAAGCAGGGCACGCAGTGGCCGGCAAGCTCGTCCAAACGGATGAGGAGGTGCATAAGGTCACCATCATCCCGCGCGGCCGCGCGCTTGGCATCACGAGCTTTCTGCCGGGCGAAGAACGTTTCACCCAATTCAAGAGCAAGCTCAAGGATCGTCTTGTTTACATGCTGGGGGGGCGTGCCGCTGAGGAACTTATTTTCGGAGACTTTACCACCGGTGCTGGCAATGACTTACAACGCGTTACCCAGATTGCGCGCCGCATGGTTTGCGAGTTTGGGATGAGCGAGGTGCTCGGACCCCGCACCTTTGGCGAGGGGCATGCACCGATTTTCCTCGGTCGCGACTACGGCATGATGGAGCGCGACTACAGCGAAGCTACGGCAAGCTTGATTGACCAAGAGATCAAGCGCATCGTGGACGAAGCCTATGCGCGAGCAAAGGATTTGCTGACCCAGCACAAAGACGCGCTCATTCGGGTTGCGGAGGCACTCATCGAGCGCGAAACGATTGATGGCACTGAGCTGGAAATGCTTTTGCGCGGTGAGCCCCTCCCACCACGCACGCCCCCAGAGGACACACCACCTGCACCCGCCGAAACTCAAAATGAGACAGCAGAAGCCAAAGCGCGGGAGCGGCGGATTTTCGGGCAATCCATTCTTGATCGGCCAAGCGAAGCGCCAAGCTGA
- a CDS encoding L-aspartate oxidase, translating to MIVDVLVLGSGIAGCAAALTAAEGGLEVALVTKAPSLAECTATSWAQGGIIYKGEGDSPELLEEDILRAGAGIGNREAIRQLARLGPHYVESFLIEKLGVAFDRGPNDMLDITEEGAHSVRRIIHVADLTGRAIEERLVEAVLSKPNITVIPNATAIDLLTLSHHSTNPSDCYHPPTCVGAYVFLQDKGVVETLLARETILATGGLGQLFLHTTNPKGARGDGIAMAYRAGARLLNLEYVQFHPTALYHGDERFLISESVRGEGGVLIRRNGESFMERFHPLGSLAPRDVVARAIHTVMLEHQEPCVYLDITQKDPDWIRRRFPNIYAKCLSVGIDMTKEPIPVVPAAHYSCGGVAVDLQGRSSIRRLRAVGEVSCTGVHGANRLASTSLLEGLVWGIEAAKSIAEEIQQNGRENYFFPEIEPWRYENEPVDPALIFQDWLTIKYTMWNYVGLIRTTKRMKRARSILRELQVEIEYFYERARLSDDIIGLRNGAQAALAVLFAALENRKSYGAHYRVD from the coding sequence ATGATAGTTGATGTGCTCGTTTTGGGCTCGGGAATAGCAGGATGCGCTGCTGCCCTCACGGCCGCTGAAGGTGGCTTGGAGGTGGCGCTCGTCACCAAGGCGCCTTCGCTGGCAGAGTGCACGGCAACGTCGTGGGCTCAGGGCGGCATTATTTATAAGGGCGAAGGTGATTCGCCTGAGCTTCTTGAAGAAGACATTCTTCGGGCTGGGGCTGGCATCGGCAATCGCGAGGCAATCCGGCAACTTGCTCGCCTCGGTCCACATTACGTCGAAAGCTTCCTGATTGAAAAACTCGGTGTGGCATTCGACCGTGGACCGAATGACATGCTGGACATCACCGAGGAGGGGGCGCACTCGGTACGCCGCATTATCCACGTGGCCGACCTCACCGGACGCGCCATTGAGGAACGGTTGGTCGAGGCAGTGCTGAGTAAGCCGAACATCACTGTTATTCCAAACGCAACGGCGATTGACCTCCTCACGCTTTCGCACCACTCCACGAACCCTTCCGATTGTTACCATCCGCCGACTTGCGTAGGCGCCTACGTGTTCTTGCAGGATAAGGGAGTGGTCGAAACGCTCCTCGCCCGAGAGACCATCCTTGCGACGGGTGGCTTGGGGCAGCTTTTCCTGCACACGACGAATCCTAAGGGAGCGCGTGGCGATGGAATCGCGATGGCCTATCGTGCCGGAGCCCGTCTGCTCAATCTTGAGTACGTCCAGTTCCATCCGACGGCGCTTTATCACGGCGACGAGCGCTTCCTAATCAGTGAATCGGTACGCGGCGAGGGAGGCGTGTTGATCCGTCGCAATGGCGAATCCTTCATGGAGAGGTTTCATCCCCTCGGCTCGCTGGCACCGCGTGATGTGGTGGCTCGCGCCATTCACACGGTCATGCTCGAGCATCAGGAACCGTGCGTCTATCTCGACATCACACAAAAGGACCCCGACTGGATTCGACGGCGTTTCCCCAACATTTACGCCAAATGCCTGAGCGTGGGGATCGACATGACAAAGGAGCCAATCCCGGTGGTGCCTGCGGCGCATTACTCGTGCGGCGGTGTAGCGGTGGACCTCCAAGGGCGCTCGTCGATCCGGCGCCTCCGGGCGGTCGGAGAAGTCTCCTGCACCGGAGTCCATGGCGCGAATCGCCTTGCCAGCACCTCGCTGCTTGAGGGGTTGGTGTGGGGGATTGAGGCTGCGAAATCCATTGCGGAGGAAATTCAGCAAAACGGCCGTGAGAACTACTTCTTCCCCGAGATCGAACCTTGGCGATACGAAAACGAGCCCGTCGACCCAGCCCTCATCTTTCAGGATTGGCTGACGATCAAGTACACGATGTGGAACTACGTGGGCCTCATCCGCACCACGAAACGCATGAAGCGAGCCCGCAGCATCCTTCGGGAATTGCAGGTGGAGATCGAGTACTTCTATGAGCGTGCACGGCTCTCCGATGACATTATCGGACTGCGAAACGGAGCACAAGCGGCGCTCGCTGTGCTCTTTGCGGCGTTAGAAAACCGTAAGTCCTACGGAGCTCATTACCGCGTCGACTAA
- a CDS encoding Ribokinase: MSLVIVGSVALDNVRTPFGEVVEALGGSCAYASVSASYFARPAIVAVVGGDFPAEYRRLLERHRIDLSGLQTKPDGKTFRWRGYYQYDMNQAHTLETRLNVFADFHPVIPDALRKNPFVLLGNIDPDLQLEVLEQLVEPRLALVDTMNYWIEGKQEQLLKVIRRCHVVLLNDAEARQLCDTPNLQNAARQILKLGPQRVIIKKGEHGCLMFSNGSYFSAPAFPLEVIKDPTGAGDTFAGGFLGYLAGARRLDESTFRKAVIVGTAMASFTVEDFSLNRLAALRPSEIEKRCLQLREQTRFPRIELPHLTRKSGR, encoded by the coding sequence ATGAGTTTGGTGATTGTAGGGAGTGTGGCGCTCGATAACGTACGCACTCCTTTTGGCGAAGTGGTGGAGGCGTTAGGTGGGAGTTGCGCCTACGCGTCGGTTTCGGCGTCATATTTTGCGCGCCCGGCAATTGTTGCTGTAGTAGGTGGTGATTTCCCCGCAGAGTATCGGCGGCTTCTGGAGCGGCACCGAATCGACCTCTCTGGCTTGCAGACGAAGCCCGATGGAAAAACGTTCCGTTGGCGCGGATACTACCAGTATGACATGAATCAAGCGCACACGTTGGAGACGCGCCTCAACGTCTTTGCCGATTTTCACCCCGTGATCCCCGACGCCCTGCGCAAGAATCCCTTCGTCTTGCTTGGCAACATTGACCCGGATCTTCAGCTGGAAGTCCTTGAGCAACTTGTCGAGCCACGACTTGCGCTTGTGGACACCATGAACTACTGGATCGAAGGTAAACAGGAGCAGCTACTAAAGGTCATCCGCCGATGCCACGTGGTGCTCCTCAACGACGCCGAGGCGCGCCAATTATGCGATACGCCGAATCTGCAAAACGCCGCACGTCAGATCCTGAAGCTCGGACCGCAACGAGTAATTATCAAGAAGGGGGAGCACGGCTGCCTAATGTTTAGCAACGGCTCGTATTTCTCTGCCCCGGCCTTCCCCCTTGAAGTGATCAAGGACCCCACCGGCGCGGGCGACACCTTTGCGGGTGGCTTCTTAGGCTATTTGGCAGGCGCACGCCGTTTGGACGAAAGCACCTTCCGCAAAGCCGTCATTGTGGGAACCGCCATGGCCAGCTTCACGGTCGAGGACTTCTCGCTCAACCGCTTGGCTGCGCTTCGGCCTTCGGAAATCGAGAAGCGATGCTTGCAACTTCGCGAGCAAACCCGATTCCCGCGGATCGAGCTACCACATTTGACGCGAAAAAGCGGACGGTAA
- a CDS encoding Purine nucleoside phosphorylase has translation MMALRDQIREAVDFIRTKTALVPEVGIILGTGMGAMAKEVESDVVIDYGDIPHFPVSTVESHAGKLHLGTLMGKRVFMMQGRFHYYEGYTMQQITFPVRVMRALGAHTLIVMNAVGSMNPLIPPGSLVLVQDHINLMGDNPLIGPNDDELGPRFPDMSQPYSRELIALAEQVALEKRIPNVHRGIMVAVTGPNLETAAEYRMFQRIGADIVTMSTVPEVIVAVHGGMRVLGISTVTDACLPDALKPATLEEILRVAAEAEPRLSALVKGVLEKMP, from the coding sequence GTGATGGCATTGCGCGACCAAATTCGTGAGGCAGTGGACTTTATTCGCACGAAGACGGCACTGGTTCCTGAGGTCGGCATCATCTTGGGCACCGGTATGGGCGCCATGGCCAAAGAGGTGGAGTCGGATGTGGTGATCGACTACGGCGACATCCCACATTTCCCAGTGTCGACCGTTGAGTCGCACGCTGGAAAACTCCATCTTGGCACGTTGATGGGCAAGCGCGTGTTCATGATGCAGGGGCGCTTCCATTACTACGAAGGTTACACCATGCAGCAGATCACCTTCCCCGTGCGCGTGATGCGCGCTCTTGGCGCCCACACGCTCATCGTGATGAACGCAGTGGGCTCAATGAATCCGCTTATTCCTCCGGGGTCGCTCGTGCTTGTGCAGGACCACATCAACCTGATGGGGGATAACCCGCTCATCGGCCCAAACGACGATGAGCTCGGCCCCCGTTTCCCGGATATGAGCCAGCCATATTCGCGCGAACTTATTGCGCTTGCGGAACAAGTGGCCCTCGAAAAGCGAATCCCCAATGTTCATCGCGGGATTATGGTGGCTGTCACTGGGCCCAACCTCGAAACGGCTGCTGAATACAGAATGTTCCAGCGCATCGGGGCGGATATTGTGACGATGAGTACGGTTCCTGAAGTGATCGTAGCCGTTCACGGGGGGATGCGCGTTCTGGGCATCTCCACCGTCACGGACGCGTGCCTGCCGGATGCACTCAAGCCCGCAACCCTCGAAGAAATCCTGCGGGTGGCGGCTGAGGCGGAACCGCGTCTCTCCGCGCTTGTCAAAGGTGTTCTCGAGAAAATGCCCTGA
- a CDS encoding putative stress-induced protein OsmC, with amino-acid sequence MAVEFDIVYDGNLICRAVHGPSRQTLTTDAPTDNGGRGSAFSPTDLVATALGTCMLTIMGLVAQRRGWDIAGTQCHVVKEMVANPVRRIGRLQVQITLPPNPELTDEARAALRQAALTCPVKESLHPDIELVFEMK; translated from the coding sequence ATGGCAGTCGAATTTGACATCGTGTATGATGGCAACCTGATCTGTCGAGCGGTCCACGGCCCATCGCGCCAGACGTTGACGACGGACGCGCCGACGGACAACGGCGGTCGCGGGTCTGCATTTTCGCCCACAGATCTGGTGGCGACCGCTCTCGGCACTTGCATGCTTACCATCATGGGGCTCGTTGCCCAACGCCGAGGGTGGGACATTGCAGGCACCCAGTGCCACGTGGTGAAGGAAATGGTAGCAAACCCAGTGCGCCGCATCGGCCGGCTCCAGGTTCAGATTACTCTACCCCCAAATCCAGAGCTTACGGACGAGGCCCGAGCCGCACTTCGTCAGGCAGCGCTTACGTGCCCAGTGAAGGAGAGCCTCCATCCGGACATCGAACTCGTTTTCGAAATGAAGTAA